The following proteins are co-located in the Chryseobacterium daecheongense genome:
- a CDS encoding ABC transporter ATP-binding protein has protein sequence MENKAIICKDLTKQFGDFKAVDGISFDVDQGEIFGFLGANGAGKTTAMRILCGLSFPTSGKAIVAGYNVYKQQEEIKKNIGYMSQKFSLCDNLTVLENIEFYGGVYGVSRSDIKTRSNELISGLGLEKEAKKLVGSLPLGWKQKLAFSVAVFHKPKIVFLDEPTGGVDPITRRQFWDMIYQAAADGITVFVTTHYMDEAEYCNRITVMVDGRVEAMDTPANLKNQFGTHSMDEVFYQLARSAKRSGD, from the coding sequence ATGGAAAATAAAGCAATTATATGTAAAGATCTGACCAAGCAGTTTGGAGATTTTAAGGCCGTAGACGGTATTTCCTTCGATGTAGATCAGGGCGAAATATTCGGTTTCCTGGGAGCCAACGGGGCAGGGAAGACCACCGCCATGCGTATCCTTTGTGGCCTTTCTTTTCCAACCTCAGGAAAAGCAATAGTAGCCGGTTATAATGTATACAAACAACAGGAAGAGATCAAGAAAAATATAGGCTATATGAGTCAGAAGTTCTCTTTATGTGATAATCTTACTGTATTGGAGAATATTGAGTTTTATGGAGGAGTATATGGCGTATCGCGTTCAGATATAAAAACACGAAGCAATGAACTTATTTCCGGATTAGGACTGGAAAAAGAGGCTAAAAAACTGGTGGGTTCCTTACCGCTGGGCTGGAAACAAAAGCTGGCCTTTTCAGTAGCTGTTTTTCACAAGCCTAAAATCGTATTCCTGGATGAACCCACAGGTGGAGTAGATCCCATTACAAGAAGGCAGTTCTGGGATATGATCTATCAGGCAGCAGCGGATGGGATCACGGTGTTCGTGACCACCCATTATATGGATGAAGCAGAATATTGTAACCGGATTACTGTAATGGTGGACGGAAGAGTAGAAGCCATGGATACCCCCGCCAACCTGAAGAACCAGTTTGGAACCCATTCGATGGACGAAGTTTTTTACCAGTTGGCAAGAAGTGCCAAAAGATCAGGAGATTAG
- a CDS encoding ABC transporter permease, with amino-acid sequence MKQLLVFIRKEFYHVFRDRRTLLILFGLPVVQIILFGYALSSEVKNIGIAIQDNAHDIHSVQIISKIQASPYFKMHGPILNYPDVERRFKEGSIKCAVIFPVNFGKDLYRTGGAQIQIIADASDPNTATILTNYLKNIINDYQQQLNPHIKITYKIIPEIRLLYNEEQNGSLNFIPGVIALIFMIVSTALTSVSVVREKEMGTMEILLVSPFRPVMVLMAKAIPYLVLSLVNFVIILLLSVYLLDVEIRGSLLLLFGESILFIITCLSLGLLISNVTNSQQTAMLISMMGMMLPTLLLTGFMFPIENMPWIFRVVSHILPSRYYYDIVKAVMLKGLGFSYVWKETLVLLIMAGGLLTLALKKFKIRLS; translated from the coding sequence ATGAAACAGTTACTCGTATTTATCAGGAAAGAATTTTACCATGTTTTCAGAGATCGGAGAACCTTACTTATCCTTTTTGGTTTGCCTGTCGTTCAAATCATCTTATTTGGATATGCATTAAGCAGCGAGGTAAAAAATATAGGTATTGCCATACAGGATAATGCCCATGACATCCATTCCGTCCAGATCATTTCCAAAATACAGGCAAGCCCCTATTTTAAAATGCATGGACCCATCCTGAATTATCCGGATGTGGAAAGAAGGTTTAAAGAAGGAAGCATCAAATGTGCAGTTATATTCCCGGTCAATTTCGGAAAAGATCTCTATCGTACAGGCGGAGCGCAAATTCAGATTATAGCGGATGCATCAGATCCCAATACCGCAACGATATTAACCAATTATCTCAAAAATATCATTAATGATTATCAGCAACAACTTAATCCCCATATCAAAATCACATATAAAATAATTCCCGAAATAAGGCTGTTATACAATGAAGAACAAAACGGATCACTGAATTTTATTCCGGGAGTGATTGCTTTAATTTTTATGATTGTGAGTACGGCTTTAACCTCTGTATCTGTCGTTCGTGAAAAAGAAATGGGAACCATGGAAATCTTATTGGTTTCTCCTTTTAGGCCCGTTATGGTCCTGATGGCCAAAGCCATTCCTTATCTTGTATTGTCTTTGGTCAATTTTGTGATCATCCTGCTGCTATCTGTGTATCTGCTGGATGTAGAAATCCGGGGCAGCCTGCTTTTATTATTTGGAGAAAGCATCTTATTCATTATCACATGTCTTTCCCTGGGATTGCTTATCTCGAATGTAACCAACTCCCAACAGACAGCCATGCTGATTTCTATGATGGGAATGATGCTACCTACATTATTGCTTACAGGATTTATGTTCCCTATAGAAAATATGCCCTGGATATTCCGTGTCGTATCACACATCCTTCCCTCAAGATATTACTATGATATCGTAAAAGCAGTTATGCTGAAAGGACTGGGCTTTAGTTATGTATGGAAAGAAACTCTTGTTTTACTCATTATGGCGGGTGGACTCTTAACGCTTGCCTTAAAGAAATTTAAAATCCGCTTGTCATGA
- a CDS encoding ABC transporter permease, which produces MKVLSFILRKEFRQIFRDKIILAMMFMMPTIQLIVMPWAANFEVKNINIAYVDHDQSSYSHRLINKIASSGYFKIAGNPDSYQKGLKMIEHGDADLVLEIPAHFERNLVREESQKINISVDAINGTKSSLGGSYLVSVIGDFNKNLDINIKSPVKTTTVSPATIKVASTNWYNPRAEYKYYMVPGILVLLLTLIGGFITALNIVKEKEIGTIEQINVTPIKKWQFILGKLIPFWIVGMTVFTIGLIVMYIIYGIFPEGSLLTLYLFAAVYLIALLGLGLLISTFADTQLQAMFIAFFFMMIFMLMSGFFTNTESMPDWAGQISNFTPVTHFIKVVRLIVLKGSGFSEIKTEFFYLLGFALLLNSLAIYNYRKTS; this is translated from the coding sequence ATGAAAGTATTAAGCTTTATTTTAAGAAAAGAATTCCGTCAGATCTTCAGGGATAAGATTATCCTGGCAATGATGTTCATGATGCCGACAATACAGCTCATCGTTATGCCATGGGCGGCTAACTTTGAGGTAAAAAATATTAATATTGCATATGTTGATCACGATCAAAGTAGCTATTCCCACAGACTGATCAACAAAATTGCTTCATCCGGATATTTTAAAATTGCAGGAAACCCGGATTCCTACCAAAAAGGATTGAAAATGATTGAACACGGTGATGCCGATCTTGTTCTGGAGATCCCTGCTCACTTTGAACGCAATTTGGTCCGCGAGGAAAGCCAGAAAATAAATATATCGGTAGATGCGATCAACGGGACAAAGTCTTCTCTGGGAGGTAGCTATCTGGTATCGGTTATCGGAGATTTTAACAAAAATCTGGATATTAATATTAAATCACCGGTTAAAACCACCACTGTATCTCCGGCAACCATTAAAGTGGCAAGTACCAACTGGTATAATCCAAGGGCAGAATACAAATACTATATGGTTCCTGGAATACTGGTCCTGCTTCTGACACTGATCGGAGGATTCATTACGGCTCTTAATATTGTCAAGGAAAAAGAAATCGGAACCATTGAGCAAATTAATGTTACCCCTATAAAAAAATGGCAATTTATCCTGGGGAAACTGATTCCTTTCTGGATTGTAGGAATGACTGTTTTTACCATCGGATTGATTGTAATGTACATTATTTACGGCATATTTCCTGAAGGAAGCCTTTTGACTCTTTATCTTTTTGCAGCAGTTTACCTTATTGCATTATTAGGGTTGGGCCTCCTGATCTCTACTTTTGCCGATACACAGCTTCAGGCAATGTTCATTGCATTTTTCTTCATGATGATCTTTATGTTGATGAGCGGATTTTTCACCAACACCGAAAGTATGCCAGACTGGGCGGGACAGATATCCAATTTTACTCCTGTTACCCATTTCATTAAAGTCGTAAGGCTTATTGTACTGAAGGGAAGTGGATTCTCTGAGATCAAAACCGAGTTTTTCTACCTGCTGGGATTCGCATTGCTCCTGAATTCACTGGCAATTTACAACTACAGGAAAACGAGTTGA
- a CDS encoding metalloregulator ArsR/SmtB family transcription factor encodes MGATKTDHFTDKQNKIATIAKALGHPARIAIIEYLLKVNACICGDIVNELPLAQATVSQHLKELKNAGLIKGNIEGTAICYCIDEKTFEVLNEYFSGIISTVTTQKCC; translated from the coding sequence ATGGGGGCAACCAAGACAGACCATTTTACGGATAAACAGAATAAAATAGCCACTATTGCCAAAGCATTGGGACATCCTGCACGGATTGCTATTATAGAATACCTGCTAAAAGTAAACGCATGTATATGCGGGGATATCGTAAATGAACTTCCGCTGGCACAGGCTACGGTTTCCCAGCATTTAAAAGAATTAAAAAATGCAGGGCTCATCAAAGGAAATATCGAAGGAACTGCAATTTGCTACTGCATTGATGAAAAAACTTTTGAAGTTTTGAACGAATATTTCTCGGGGATTATTTCCACTGTTACTACACAAAAATGCTGCTAA
- a CDS encoding DUF6428 family protein, with amino-acid sequence MKLSEIKNILPTLHNVEFQLEDGTFVPEHFHVTEVGTITKSFIDCGGTIRNEKVVNFQLWNANDYEHRLKPGKLLNIIALSEEKLGIEDHEIEVEYQNITIGKYDLDFNGKTFVLKNKTTACLAQEACGVPTEKKKLKLSDLSSQSGACCTPESGCC; translated from the coding sequence ATGAAATTATCTGAAATCAAAAACATCTTACCAACATTACATAATGTTGAATTTCAATTGGAAGACGGAACATTTGTACCTGAGCATTTTCATGTTACAGAAGTAGGAACGATAACAAAATCCTTTATTGATTGCGGAGGAACCATAAGAAATGAAAAAGTAGTCAATTTCCAGCTTTGGAATGCCAATGACTATGAACATCGTTTAAAACCCGGAAAGCTTCTCAATATCATCGCACTATCCGAGGAAAAATTAGGAATTGAAGACCATGAAATAGAAGTGGAATATCAGAACATTACCATCGGAAAGTATGATCTGGATTTCAATGGAAAAACCTTTGTCCTTAAAAATAAAACCACAGCCTGCCTGGCTCAGGAAGCTTGTGGGGTTCCAACTGAAAAGAAAAAACTCAAATTATCAGACCTTTCTTCCCAATCAGGTGCTTGCTGTACACCAGAATCAGGATGCTGCTAA
- a CDS encoding protein-tyrosine-phosphatase codes for MYPSVLETIEKLKAFEITQERKVLLQPLTEFIQAKFNAGNPINLNFICTHNSRRSHLSQVWAQAAADFFAIPKVTCYSGGTEETAVFPTVIETLKQQGFQILKIAENGNPVYSIRYNEESQPIIAFSKRYDSAFNPANSFAAIMTCSQADGGCPFIPGAEKRIPITFEDPKISDNTPEQSKVYDERSLEIGAEMWHVFSQVKQLH; via the coding sequence ATGTATCCATCCGTTTTAGAAACTATAGAAAAATTAAAGGCCTTTGAAATTACCCAGGAAAGAAAAGTCCTGCTACAACCTCTTACAGAATTCATCCAGGCAAAATTCAATGCCGGAAATCCAATAAATCTAAACTTTATTTGTACACACAACTCCAGAAGGAGCCATTTGTCACAGGTCTGGGCACAAGCAGCAGCCGATTTTTTTGCCATTCCAAAAGTAACTTGCTATTCGGGAGGGACGGAAGAAACAGCTGTATTTCCTACGGTTATAGAAACTCTGAAACAACAGGGATTCCAGATCCTGAAAATAGCTGAGAACGGAAATCCTGTTTATTCAATCAGGTATAATGAAGAGTCCCAACCCATTATTGCTTTTTCTAAAAGATATGACAGTGCGTTTAATCCGGCCAACAGTTTTGCAGCAATCATGACTTGTTCTCAGGCAGATGGAGGCTGCCCTTTTATTCCAGGTGCAGAAAAGCGTATCCCAATCACTTTTGAAGATCCTAAAATTTCAGACAATACTCCTGAACAGTCCAAAGTTTATGATGAAAGAAGTCTAGAGATAGGGGCAGAAATGTGGCATGTTTTTTCCCAGGTAAAACAACTCCATTAA
- the arsB gene encoding ACR3 family arsenite efflux transporter: MQPKLKFLDRFLTLWIFIAMISGIILGNVFPGIPDMITSLSVGTTNIPLAVGLIVMMYPPLAKVDYSLLPVAFKDKKVIGVSLLLNWLIGPVLMFILAVLFLRNEPDYMVGLILIGLARCIAMVLVWNDLAKGNREYAALLVALNSIFQVFSYSFMIWLFINVLPGKLGLANFNISVSISEVTESVLIYLGIPFFAGFLSRYLFTKLKGKEWYQRKFIPKISPLTLYALLFTIILMFSLKGDKILELPLDTLKVAIPLIVYFIVMFMMSFFINKLLNIPYDKNAAIAFTATGNNFELAIAVSIAVFGIHSPQAFVGVIGPLVEVPVLILLVKISLWLKNYSNKP; the protein is encoded by the coding sequence ATGCAGCCAAAATTAAAATTCCTGGACAGGTTTCTCACTTTATGGATATTCATTGCCATGATCTCAGGAATTATCCTGGGCAATGTATTTCCCGGAATCCCGGATATGATCACCTCATTATCAGTGGGAACAACCAATATTCCTTTAGCCGTCGGTCTAATCGTAATGATGTATCCGCCATTGGCAAAGGTGGATTATTCTCTTCTCCCTGTAGCATTCAAAGATAAGAAGGTTATCGGTGTTTCACTATTGCTGAACTGGCTGATTGGCCCTGTTTTAATGTTCATATTAGCTGTTTTATTCTTAAGGAATGAACCGGATTATATGGTCGGCCTGATTCTCATAGGACTGGCAAGATGTATTGCAATGGTCCTTGTCTGGAATGACCTTGCAAAAGGTAACCGTGAGTATGCAGCCTTGTTGGTAGCTCTTAACAGCATATTCCAGGTATTCAGCTACAGTTTTATGATTTGGTTATTCATCAATGTCTTACCCGGAAAACTCGGCCTTGCTAATTTTAATATCAGCGTATCCATATCAGAAGTAACAGAAAGTGTTTTGATATATTTGGGCATCCCGTTTTTTGCCGGTTTTCTGAGCCGTTATTTATTTACAAAATTGAAGGGAAAGGAATGGTACCAGAGAAAGTTTATTCCTAAAATATCTCCTTTAACGCTATATGCCTTATTGTTTACCATCATCCTTATGTTCAGCCTTAAGGGGGACAAAATTTTGGAACTCCCTTTAGATACACTAAAAGTAGCCATTCCGCTTATCGTCTATTTTATAGTGATGTTTATGATGAGTTTCTTTATCAATAAGCTGTTGAATATTCCTTACGATAAAAATGCAGCCATCGCATTTACTGCAACAGGAAACAATTTTGAACTTGCCATCGCCGTATCTATCGCCGTGTTCGGAATCCATTCTCCACAGGCATTTGTTGGTGTGATCGGACCTTTGGTTGAAGTTCCGGTTCTGATACTATTGGTTAAGATCAGTTTATGGTTAAAGAACTATAGTAACAAGCCATAA
- a CDS encoding DoxX family protein gives MKKSFFLRFALSVILLMHSVDSIVSGDVNKFGIHFLNTIGFSPWGLYIAWMVKLTHLLSVPFLVLNKYIKPVAICNILIFISGIYYVHAQNGWFVVGGGTNGIEFNFLLIFCFLNLMFPEISFRKKEAGRS, from the coding sequence ATGAAAAAGTCTTTTTTCCTTAGGTTTGCGTTATCCGTGATTTTATTGATGCACAGTGTTGACTCCATTGTAAGCGGGGATGTTAATAAATTCGGCATCCATTTTTTGAATACCATTGGTTTCAGTCCCTGGGGCTTGTATATCGCGTGGATGGTTAAATTAACCCATCTTTTATCCGTCCCATTTTTGGTGCTGAACAAATATATAAAACCGGTCGCGATATGCAACATACTGATCTTTATATCAGGGATCTATTATGTCCATGCACAAAACGGCTGGTTTGTGGTAGGAGGGGGTACCAACGGAATTGAATTTAATTTCCTTTTGATCTTTTGTTTTCTGAATCTTATGTTTCCGGAAATTTCCTTTAGAAAGAAAGAAGCAGGTCGTTCATAG
- a CDS encoding histidine kinase produces the protein MKTNIKSKLYTHLVFWILYYILEAYLDFYWSRYQFPDFKWQIRLQNTLTLELGYFFVKVPLAYALLYLYEKTGISKLLKYLFSILIVIFAVLGHRFFTHYIIYPYIYGVTETLDGKQPSGFINGLVAFNSFMDLIFMVGLVFGVEITRQKNLLKNQISMLKSEKLDQELTMLKAQINPHFLFNTLNNIYGMALKKADETPDVILQLSKIMRYNIYEAAERHISIAKDIENIKDFIEIQKIRHRRLFVNFKEDIDNPSQEISPLILIQFIENAFKHGVSESLGNSFIHIDIRLKNGILHYSVENSKEQIAGDSTKIGLKNIRRQLELLYPEHILSVEDKNDRYNVKLTIDLNDTFSI, from the coding sequence TTGAAAACCAATATCAAATCGAAATTATATACCCATCTGGTTTTTTGGATATTGTATTATATCCTTGAGGCTTATCTTGATTTCTATTGGTCCCGGTATCAGTTTCCGGATTTCAAATGGCAGATCAGGCTTCAGAACACCCTGACTCTTGAGTTGGGATATTTTTTTGTCAAAGTCCCTCTTGCCTATGCGTTACTCTATCTTTACGAAAAAACAGGCATCAGTAAGCTTCTTAAGTATCTTTTTTCTATTCTCATTGTGATCTTTGCCGTGTTGGGACATCGGTTTTTCACGCATTATATCATTTATCCTTACATATACGGAGTTACGGAAACCCTTGACGGAAAACAACCTTCGGGGTTTATCAACGGACTTGTTGCTTTCAATTCATTCATGGATCTTATTTTTATGGTCGGATTGGTATTCGGAGTTGAAATTACCCGGCAGAAGAACCTTCTCAAGAACCAGATATCCATGCTGAAATCGGAAAAACTGGATCAGGAACTCACCATGCTGAAAGCCCAGATCAATCCGCATTTTCTGTTCAATACGCTTAATAACATCTACGGAATGGCCCTGAAAAAGGCCGATGAGACCCCAGACGTCATTCTCCAGCTTTCCAAAATCATGCGTTATAATATCTATGAAGCAGCTGAACGACACATTTCCATTGCAAAAGATATTGAGAACATTAAAGATTTTATTGAAATTCAGAAAATCCGTCACCGGCGGCTTTTTGTTAATTTTAAAGAAGACATCGATAATCCCTCGCAGGAAATTTCACCGTTGATACTGATTCAGTTTATTGAAAATGCATTTAAACATGGTGTATCCGAAAGTCTGGGTAATTCATTTATACATATAGATATTCGCCTGAAAAACGGCATCCTCCATTATTCTGTAGAAAACTCCAAAGAACAGATAGCCGGTGATTCTACTAAAATAGGATTAAAAAATATCCGCAGACAACTTGAATTATTGTATCCGGAACATATCCTTTCTGTGGAAGATAAAAATGATCGGTATAACGTTAAACTAACCATTGACCTCAATGATACATTCAGCATCTAA
- a CDS encoding LytTR family DNA-binding domain-containing protein, with the protein MIHSASKKYNCIIVEDEPIAAEILENFVIRNEELNLVGKCADAVHASSLLNIHDVDLMFLDLNLPVIKGFDFLKKLKNPPFVIVTTAYHQYAVEGYELDVVDYLMKPIPYDRFVTAISKFRHIMESEEALLEIADRDYIFINSGKKQVKITLQDIFYIESLREYINIHTKAETLTFKMPISKIEKSLPSKIFFRIHKSYIVSKLKIEVKSANMIQINGKKLPIGRTYKPFVEL; encoded by the coding sequence ATGATACATTCAGCATCTAAAAAATACAACTGCATTATCGTGGAAGATGAGCCTATTGCAGCTGAAATTCTGGAAAATTTTGTAATCCGGAACGAAGAACTCAACCTTGTTGGAAAATGTGCCGATGCTGTACACGCAAGCAGCCTTTTAAACATTCATGATGTAGATCTTATGTTTCTGGATCTCAACCTTCCCGTTATAAAAGGATTTGATTTTCTGAAAAAATTAAAGAATCCTCCTTTTGTCATTGTAACCACAGCTTATCATCAATATGCAGTAGAAGGGTATGAACTCGATGTCGTGGATTACCTGATGAAACCCATTCCTTACGATAGGTTTGTTACTGCCATCAGTAAATTCAGACACATTATGGAATCCGAAGAAGCTTTACTGGAAATTGCCGACCGTGATTACATTTTCATTAATAGCGGAAAAAAACAGGTTAAGATCACACTTCAGGACATTTTCTATATTGAAAGTCTGCGCGAATATATTAATATCCATACAAAAGCAGAAACGCTCACCTTTAAAATGCCCATCAGTAAAATTGAAAAAAGCCTACCTTCAAAAATATTCTTCCGTATTCATAAATCCTATATTGTTTCTAAATTAAAAATAGAAGTTAAATCAGCCAATATGATTCAGATAAACGGTAAAAAGCTTCCCATAGGCAGAACGTATAAGCCATTTGTTGAATTGTAG
- a CDS encoding SusC/RagA family TonB-linked outer membrane protein: MNYRIKLLSAGVVFFIGHGLVFAQGKQDTIKTQDIEGVVVTALGIKREKRSLGYSTQEVKGEEINKNPTTNFINNLSGKVAGLEIKQSTNFGGSVNAVSRGYKSILGDNQALFVVDGVPIINRNINSPLQVNGFGGYDYGSPVSDINPNDIETLNVLKGAAATALYGSRAQNGAIIITTKKGRKNTQGIGLEYSGSISVSTVDKSTFPKYQTEYGQGYDGNFFNSYQGHPISSFSDSSYGAPFDPNLMVWQYDAFIPGSRNFGKRTPWVMAKNGPVTFFEKAINQTNNIALSGGNDRATFRLSYSNINATDILPNSSLIKNNFGGNASYKITDNLTATIFANYVTQNTKGRNSTGYGDNIMGNFRQWWPTNVDIQYQKYLYETFNKNYTWNILSPDDLRPGYWDNPYFTRYKNYQNDKRDRFAGNFSLSYDLSKSINILGRVGTDGYTMITEERRAKGSIPAFFSFNTIEQPSGYAITDFRFTETNYDLIATYKKNIGENFNIQALIGGNINVQSSYSNAQTTSGGLYIDDLYTISNSAATPAKPLISDTSKYVYGAFVQASLGYKNTYYIEGTFRRDQSSSLPKGKEAYYYPSVSASMVFSNLLQQKWLSFGKVRAAYAEVGSDTNADQLRNRFIVQSSFGNNPVYSYNTVLRNADLLPQKLKNLELGTNMQFFKNRIGFDVAWFRNIAFDQILPLPISLANGSGSKIQNTGELTTKGFEVSFNISPLKLNNFNWDMSINWSNPKTKVTALREGTENISIGTLPGGISINAPLNEEYGSIWGADFVYDPNGNKIIGKNGAYLHTDDTNHNLGSFQADFIGGLNNSFTYKNFNVSFQIDWKKGGKIFSLDQYFGYGTGLYPDSVGLNDLGNPIRNTLSNGGGVILPGVMEDPNNPGHYIPNTIRLDRSRSSQIIETDPPSSAFVYDASFIKLRQVSVSYTFDKKSLGNIGIQSLTLGVVGNNLWIIHKNLPYSDPEAGLSSGNIQGYQSGVMPATRNFAFNLKVNF, from the coding sequence ATGAATTACCGGATAAAGCTTCTCAGCGCAGGTGTCGTCTTTTTTATAGGACACGGGCTTGTTTTTGCACAGGGAAAGCAAGATACCATTAAAACCCAAGATATAGAAGGTGTGGTGGTAACTGCTTTAGGAATAAAGAGAGAAAAAAGATCTTTAGGATATTCTACCCAGGAAGTAAAAGGCGAAGAAATCAATAAAAATCCTACCACCAATTTCATTAATAATCTATCCGGTAAAGTGGCTGGTCTTGAGATCAAGCAGTCTACCAATTTCGGAGGATCAGTCAATGCTGTTTCCAGGGGATATAAATCTATCCTTGGAGATAACCAGGCTTTATTTGTGGTAGATGGAGTTCCCATCATCAACAGGAATATCAATTCCCCGCTTCAGGTTAATGGCTTTGGAGGCTATGATTACGGCAGCCCGGTTTCCGATATCAATCCCAATGATATTGAAACACTCAATGTATTAAAAGGGGCTGCAGCCACCGCATTGTACGGATCCAGGGCACAGAATGGAGCCATAATCATCACAACGAAAAAAGGCAGGAAAAATACCCAGGGGATCGGTCTGGAATACAGTGGAAGCATTTCCGTTTCTACTGTGGATAAGTCAACCTTTCCAAAATATCAGACAGAATACGGGCAGGGATACGATGGAAACTTTTTCAATTCTTACCAGGGGCATCCGATTTCCTCTTTTTCAGATTCTTCCTATGGAGCACCATTTGATCCTAACCTTATGGTGTGGCAATATGATGCATTTATTCCCGGTTCACGCAACTTTGGAAAGAGAACACCATGGGTAATGGCCAAAAACGGACCGGTAACTTTTTTTGAGAAAGCGATTAATCAAACCAATAATATCGCACTAAGCGGGGGAAATGACCGTGCTACCTTCAGATTAAGCTATTCCAATATCAATGCGACAGATATTCTTCCCAACTCTTCCCTGATCAAAAATAATTTCGGGGGCAATGCGTCGTATAAAATAACGGATAATCTTACCGCTACAATCTTTGCCAATTATGTAACCCAAAATACAAAAGGTCGGAATTCTACGGGTTACGGGGATAATATTATGGGTAATTTCAGGCAGTGGTGGCCTACCAATGTCGATATTCAATACCAAAAATATCTTTATGAAACATTTAATAAAAACTATACCTGGAACATCCTTTCTCCTGATGATTTACGTCCGGGTTATTGGGATAATCCTTATTTTACACGCTATAAGAATTATCAAAACGATAAAAGGGATCGTTTTGCAGGAAACTTCAGCCTGAGCTATGATCTTTCCAAAAGCATCAATATACTGGGAAGGGTAGGTACCGACGGATATACGATGATCACAGAAGAGCGGAGGGCCAAAGGCTCAATCCCTGCATTCTTTAGTTTTAATACTATTGAACAGCCTTCCGGATATGCTATTACCGATTTCCGCTTTACAGAAACCAATTACGACCTTATCGCAACCTACAAAAAGAATATTGGAGAAAATTTTAATATCCAGGCACTGATCGGGGGAAATATCAATGTCCAGTCCAGCTATTCCAATGCCCAGACCACATCCGGAGGATTGTACATCGATGACCTGTACACCATTTCCAATTCTGCAGCAACACCTGCAAAACCCCTGATATCGGATACATCAAAATATGTTTACGGAGCGTTTGTCCAGGCTTCCTTAGGATATAAAAATACGTATTACATTGAAGGGACTTTCAGAAGAGACCAATCCAGTTCATTGCCTAAAGGAAAAGAAGCTTACTACTATCCATCCGTTTCAGCCAGCATGGTATTTTCCAATCTGCTGCAACAAAAATGGCTGAGTTTTGGAAAGGTAAGGGCTGCCTACGCAGAAGTAGGTTCTGACACCAATGCAGATCAGTTGAGAAACAGGTTCATTGTTCAGTCATCCTTTGGAAACAACCCTGTATATTCTTACAATACGGTCTTGCGGAATGCCGACTTGCTTCCGCAAAAGCTTAAAAACCTGGAATTGGGTACCAATATGCAGTTCTTTAAAAACAGAATAGGTTTTGACGTTGCCTGGTTCAGAAATATTGCCTTTGATCAGATTTTACCACTTCCTATTTCTCTTGCCAACGGCTCCGGAAGCAAAATTCAGAATACAGGGGAGCTTACCACCAAAGGATTTGAAGTCTCATTCAATATAAGTCCTTTAAAATTGAACAACTTCAACTGGGATATGAGCATCAACTGGTCCAATCCTAAAACAAAAGTTACTGCCTTAAGAGAAGGGACAGAAAACATTTCAATAGGAACGCTTCCGGGAGGGATTTCTATCAACGCGCCACTTAATGAGGAGTATGGAAGCATCTGGGGAGCAGATTTTGTGTATGATCCTAATGGAAATAAGATCATTGGAAAAAACGGTGCTTACCTTCACACGGATGATACCAATCACAACCTGGGAAGTTTCCAGGCTGACTTTATTGGCGGACTCAACAATTCTTTTACCTATAAAAATTTTAATGTAAGTTTTCAGATCGATTGGAAAAAAGGAGGAAAGATCTTCTCTCTGGACCAATATTTCGGCTATGGAACAGGACTTTATCCCGACTCTGTAGGATTGAATGATTTAGGTAATCCTATAAGAAACACATTATCTAATGGAGGAGGAGTTATATTACCCGGAGTGATGGAGGATCCTAATAATCCGGGACATTATATTCCCAACACGATACGTCTGGATCGTTCCAGATCCAGCCAGATCATTGAAACCGACCCACCTTCTTCTGCCTTTGTTTATGATGCCAGCTTTATAAAGCTCCGCCAGGTATCCGTTTCTTATACTTTCGATAAGAAATCTCTGGGAAATATAGGTATTCAGAGTCTCACATTGGGTGTTGTGGGAAATAACCTCTGGATCATCCATAAAAATCTTCCTTATTCAGATCCCGAAGCGGGTTTGTCATCAGGAAATATTCAGGGATATCAGTCCGGAGTGATGCCTGCAACCAGAAATTTTGCATTTAACCTGAAAGTTAATTTTTAA